The following are from one region of the Lentimicrobiaceae bacterium genome:
- a CDS encoding XdhC family protein: MLDIIDELNEIDRQQISAVFCLVTRTSGSTPRKAGSKMLVFADGSIKGTIGGGSIEHQVIDDAVKMLCNGSEPVLKQFNLKDDLNMECGGSMQVYLEPLGCQPRLYIFGGGHIGKALAGYAVGLGFRPLVIDQREDIFQNWDVQKTETRTGDYLQVIDSLNFDKQTYIVIVTPQHAFDEQVLVACLPREYAYLGMIGSRRKVAEISRRAEELYHISPDLLKKVDMPVGIPFAAETPAEIAISIVAKLIDVKNTLKK, encoded by the coding sequence ATGCTTGATATAATTGATGAATTGAATGAAATTGACCGGCAGCAGATTTCTGCTGTTTTTTGTCTTGTAACCAGAACTTCCGGCTCTACGCCCCGCAAAGCAGGTTCTAAAATGCTTGTGTTTGCTGATGGCTCAATCAAAGGTACAATAGGGGGCGGAAGCATTGAACATCAGGTGATTGATGATGCCGTTAAAATGTTGTGCAATGGCAGTGAACCCGTGCTGAAGCAATTCAATCTGAAAGATGATTTAAATATGGAGTGCGGCGGCTCAATGCAGGTTTACCTCGAACCATTGGGCTGTCAGCCAAGGCTTTATATTTTCGGCGGTGGCCATATAGGAAAAGCGCTTGCTGGGTATGCTGTAGGTCTGGGTTTCAGGCCATTGGTGATTGATCAGCGTGAAGATATTTTTCAAAATTGGGATGTTCAGAAAACAGAAACCAGAACAGGTGATTATCTTCAGGTGATTGATAGTCTGAATTTTGACAAGCAGACATATATTGTCATTGTAACTCCTCAACACGCCTTTGACGAACAAGTGCTGGTAGCTTGTTTGCCCCGCGAATATGCTTATCTGGGCATGATTGGCAGCAGGAGAAAAGTGGCTGAAATAAGCAGAAGAGCCGAAGAGTTATATCATATCAGCCCTGATTTGCTGAAAAAAGTAGATATGCCTGTAGGCATTCCCTTTGCCGCAGAAACACCTGCCGAAATTGCCATCAGCATTGTTGCTAAATTGATTGATGTTAAAAATACACTGAAAAAATGA
- a CDS encoding YgeY family selenium metabolism-linked hydrolase, with product MKEIFEKINALSHQYRDYTAENLSKLVQIKSTSMFEKDVQLELKRQMEEAGFDEVRIDGLGNVIGRIGNGKRILAIDGHMDTVDVGNAANWTFDPFSGEIKDGFVHGRGTVDQKGGPAAAVTSGRILKELGFDRDLTILVVGSVMEEDCDGLCWKYLVEEEGIRPDFAISTEPTNLNIYRGHRGRMEIVVKFNGISCHGSAPERGKNAIYAAARAALEIEKLNERLPFDDFLGKGSITISEIKSGSPSLCAVADYAQFHLDRRLTWGESKESAVAEIQEIIKDMDASVEVLHYEEIAYTGLKYGMEKYYPTWKIPADHKAVTTGVEAYSQLLGKAPVVDKWTFSTNGVTINGYYGIPIIGFGPGNEVMAHAPNEKVPIDHLEVAAAFYAAYAYLI from the coding sequence ATGAAAGAAATTTTTGAAAAAATCAATGCTTTGTCTCATCAATACAGAGACTATACTGCTGAAAATTTGTCGAAACTCGTGCAGATAAAATCCACCAGTATGTTCGAAAAGGACGTGCAGCTGGAATTAAAACGCCAGATGGAAGAGGCTGGTTTTGATGAAGTTCGTATCGACGGGCTGGGCAATGTGATTGGACGGATTGGGAACGGAAAAAGAATCCTGGCTATTGATGGGCATATGGATACCGTAGATGTAGGTAATGCTGCCAACTGGACATTCGATCCTTTCAGCGGCGAAATTAAGGATGGTTTTGTGCATGGGCGCGGAACGGTTGATCAAAAAGGTGGTCCGGCAGCTGCAGTAACCAGCGGAAGGATATTAAAAGAACTTGGTTTTGATCGCGATCTGACAATTTTGGTGGTGGGAAGTGTAATGGAAGAAGATTGTGACGGGCTTTGCTGGAAATACCTGGTAGAGGAGGAAGGTATCAGACCTGATTTTGCCATCAGCACCGAGCCAACCAATCTTAATATTTATCGCGGACATCGTGGCAGAATGGAAATTGTGGTAAAATTCAATGGCATTTCCTGCCACGGTAGCGCACCCGAGCGTGGTAAAAATGCCATTTATGCGGCAGCCAGAGCTGCTCTTGAAATTGAAAAACTGAATGAACGTCTTCCATTCGATGATTTTTTGGGCAAAGGAAGCATTACCATTTCTGAAATTAAATCAGGAAGTCCTTCGTTGTGTGCAGTGGCCGATTATGCTCAGTTTCACCTCGACCGCAGGCTTACCTGGGGCGAAAGTAAAGAATCGGCAGTTGCTGAAATACAGGAGATTATCAAAGATATGGACGCTTCGGTTGAAGTGCTTCATTATGAAGAGATAGCCTATACAGGGCTCAAATACGGAATGGAAAAATATTACCCCACCTGGAAAATTCCGGCCGACCATAAGGCTGTAACTACAGGCGTGGAAGCCTATTCACAGTTGCTTGGCAAAGCGCCTGTGGTTGATAAATGGACTTTTTCCACCAATGGAGTGACCATCAATGGTTATTATGGCATTCCCATTATCGGATTCGGGCCGGGCAATGAGGTAATGGCTCATGCGCCCAACGAAAAAGTACCCATCGATCACCTCGAAGTAGCAGCCGCATTTTATGCAGCCTATGCCTATTTGATTTGA
- the xdhA gene encoding xanthine dehydrogenase small subunit, giving the protein MMTESQHSIRFLLNSQLIELDFNQTEYKPTTTVLNYLRSLPFYKGVKEGCAEGDCGACTVVIAESIAGSLTYKTIDSCLVFLPMLHGKQLITVEHLAHDKTLHPVQQAMVDQNGSQCGYCTPGIVMSLFGVYKNHRNPGSEVIKDALTGNLCRCTGYRPIVDAAAASCKGTDTDQFSAQSDDLLLRLNSITSDTRPVVIAAMNQEYMKPFTLKDALNYRGQHPGAMVVSGATDVALRQTKKREFLTGLIDISDVSELKMLREDADTYYIGAGVQMEMLRQWTATRLPALKNMLDIFGSLQIRNVATLGGNIGSASPIGDTLPLLMACKAKLKLQSAEKTRYCYLEDFIKGYRTTDLQPDELITEVLIPKPAKSSFIKSYKVSKRKDLDISTVSAGFSLVSVNGTVQEIILAYGGMAAQTMRAVRTERFLTGKTWSQLVVGEAMDILHHEFSPLSDARAGADYRSLVARNLLMKFFVESEGAQL; this is encoded by the coding sequence ATGATGACAGAATCGCAGCATAGTATCCGTTTTCTGTTAAATAGCCAATTGATTGAACTGGACTTTAACCAAACAGAATATAAGCCTACAACTACAGTTTTGAATTATCTGCGTTCGTTGCCTTTTTATAAAGGGGTGAAGGAGGGTTGTGCCGAAGGTGATTGTGGTGCATGCACCGTTGTGATTGCTGAAAGTATTGCCGGATCGCTGACGTATAAAACCATCGATAGTTGTCTGGTTTTTCTGCCAATGCTCCATGGCAAACAATTGATTACAGTTGAGCATCTGGCCCATGATAAAACACTGCATCCTGTTCAGCAGGCCATGGTCGATCAGAATGGAAGCCAATGCGGATATTGCACCCCGGGTATTGTAATGTCATTGTTTGGTGTATATAAAAATCACCGGAATCCCGGTTCTGAAGTGATCAAAGATGCACTTACCGGAAATCTTTGCCGTTGCACAGGTTACCGTCCTATAGTGGATGCAGCTGCAGCGTCGTGCAAAGGAACTGACACGGACCAATTCAGTGCGCAATCAGATGATTTGCTGTTGCGGCTCAATTCCATTACTTCGGATACAAGGCCGGTTGTAATAGCGGCCATGAATCAAGAGTATATGAAACCGTTTACGTTGAAGGATGCGCTGAATTACAGAGGACAACATCCCGGTGCGATGGTTGTGAGTGGTGCGACTGACGTGGCGCTACGCCAAACCAAGAAAAGAGAGTTTCTTACCGGGCTGATTGATATCTCAGATGTCAGCGAGTTAAAAATGTTGCGTGAAGATGCTGATACCTATTACATAGGCGCAGGTGTGCAAATGGAAATGCTGCGGCAATGGACAGCAACAAGGTTGCCGGCTTTAAAAAACATGCTTGATATTTTTGGATCACTTCAAATCAGAAATGTGGCCACTTTGGGTGGAAATATTGGCTCTGCTTCACCTATAGGAGATACACTTCCATTATTGATGGCCTGTAAGGCGAAACTAAAACTGCAATCGGCTGAAAAAACCCGGTATTGTTACCTGGAAGATTTTATCAAAGGATACCGCACAACAGATCTCCAGCCAGATGAATTAATTACAGAGGTTCTCATTCCCAAACCGGCCAAATCAAGTTTCATCAAATCATATAAGGTTTCCAAACGTAAGGATCTGGATATTTCGACCGTGAGTGCAGGATTTTCCCTTGTTTCCGTAAATGGGACAGTGCAGGAAATTATTCTTGCATATGGCGGCATGGCGGCTCAAACTATGCGTGCGGTTCGCACTGAAAGATTCCTTACAGGTAAGACCTGGTCACAGCTTGTAGTAGGGGAGGCCATGGATATTTTGCATCATGAGTTTTCGCCATTGAGCGATGCGCGCGCCGGCGCTGATTACCGGAGTTTGGTGGCTCGCAACTTACTGATGAAATTCTTTGTTGAATCGGAAGGAGCTCAGTTATGA
- a CDS encoding molecular chaperone encodes MHKINGFYLRVIIAIFTSILLTSSHLSAQGDLLITPRRVVFEGSKQSQELTLANTGIDTARYNVSFVQYRMNENGSFEQIEVPDSGQYFADKYLRFFPRSVTLAPNEAQVVRMQFRKLPDMKNGEYRSHVYFRAVPKETALGEEQLADSTAIGIRLIPIFGITIPVIIRVGELNLNVDLTDISLDTKSDTIPQLAVTFTRNGDKSVYGDLTVNWVSNTGGDPIEVGVVRGIAVYTPNKIRRFNMQLRKTEGVDYSRGKLVIKYQAPNDLKAEVYAEKEFAIK; translated from the coding sequence ATGCACAAAATCAATGGTTTTTATCTACGGGTTATCATAGCCATATTCACAAGCATTTTACTCACATCCAGCCACTTATCAGCCCAGGGAGATCTGCTGATTACTCCACGCCGTGTAGTTTTTGAAGGCAGCAAACAATCGCAGGAATTAACGCTGGCCAATACAGGCATTGACACAGCACGTTATAATGTTTCTTTTGTACAATACCGAATGAATGAGAACGGATCTTTTGAACAGATAGAAGTTCCCGATTCAGGACAATATTTTGCTGATAAATATCTTCGCTTTTTCCCACGTTCGGTCACGCTGGCTCCAAACGAAGCACAGGTAGTGCGCATGCAATTCCGTAAATTGCCTGATATGAAGAACGGAGAATACCGTTCGCATGTATACTTCAGGGCAGTACCCAAAGAAACTGCACTTGGCGAGGAACAACTAGCTGACTCAACCGCCATTGGCATTCGGCTGATACCCATCTTTGGCATTACCATCCCCGTAATCATCAGAGTTGGTGAATTAAATCTCAACGTTGATTTGACAGACATCAGCCTGGACACGAAATCAGATACTATTCCACAATTAGCGGTTACTTTTACCAGAAATGGAGATAAATCGGTGTATGGCGACCTGACAGTGAACTGGGTATCCAACACAGGAGGTGACCCGATTGAAGTTGGGGTTGTGCGGGGCATTGCAGTTTACACACCTAATAAGATCAGGCGCTTTAACATGCAGTTGCGTAAAACTGAGGGCGTAGACTACAGCAGAGGCAAACTTGTAATTAAATACCAGGCGCCGAATGATTTAAAAGCCGAGGTATATGCTGAAAAGGAATTTGCAATAAAATAA
- a CDS encoding DUF4402 domain-containing protein, with translation MNRILTAVLFILLVSGKAWSQAAVTGQAFAEVIAALTATETSQMNFGRFSPETNGGQIVLTPDGVRSAQGSVVLGGGLAQPGIFNITGAPDATFTIQLPNEPAYLTHQGSNKTMQVTSWESNPPAGTGTGTLNGGEEIVSIGATLMVGSIEDNPVGMYTGTFSLTFAYN, from the coding sequence ATGAACCGCATATTAACCGCAGTACTTTTTATCCTGCTGGTGTCCGGTAAAGCCTGGTCGCAGGCCGCTGTTACCGGGCAGGCCTTTGCGGAAGTGATTGCAGCCCTTACGGCTACGGAAACCAGCCAGATGAACTTCGGCAGGTTTTCGCCCGAAACCAATGGCGGACAGATTGTGCTTACCCCCGACGGGGTGCGCTCAGCGCAAGGCTCAGTGGTACTGGGCGGTGGATTGGCCCAACCGGGTATTTTCAATATTACCGGTGCACCGGATGCCACCTTTACCATTCAGCTGCCCAATGAACCCGCCTATCTTACCCACCAGGGCAGCAATAAAACCATGCAGGTCACCAGTTGGGAGTCAAACCCTCCGGCAGGTACCGGTACAGGAACCCTCAACGGAGGCGAAGAGATTGTCAGCATCGGAGCTACGCTCATGGTCGGCTCCATCGAAGATAACCCCGTAGGTATGTACACTGGAACTTTCAGTCTTACCTTTGCCTACAACTAA
- the ygeW gene encoding knotted carbamoyltransferase YgeW: MSNFIQLIEELKKLNSGLYAKDFLLTWDKTEDELKQTLLVAEALKHLRDHNISARCFDSGLAISNFRDNSTRTRFSFASACNLLGLEVQDLDETKSQIAHGETVRETANMISFLTDVIGIRDDMFLGEGHTYMKEVGAALDDGFEHGVLPQRPGIVNLQCDIDHPTQSMADLLHLANYFGGIENLKGKKIAMTWAYSPSYGKPLSVPQGIIGLMSRFGMEVDLAYPEGYSLIPEVVDLAGKNATASGGKFRVVNSMDEAFKNADIVYPKSWAPFAVMQRRTALLKNSDKDGLKLLEQECLANNARFKDWECTEEKMKLTKGGKALYMHCLPADISGISCREGEVQASVFERYRIETYKEAGYKPYIIAAMILNNKFENAAEVLQRLYTENRKRIS, encoded by the coding sequence ATGTCAAATTTCATTCAACTGATTGAAGAACTTAAAAAATTAAATTCCGGGCTTTATGCAAAGGACTTTCTGCTCACCTGGGATAAAACTGAAGATGAACTAAAGCAAACGCTATTAGTGGCTGAGGCGCTCAAACATCTGCGCGATCATAATATTTCAGCCAGATGTTTCGATTCAGGACTGGCCATTTCTAATTTCAGAGATAACTCAACCCGTACCCGTTTTTCATTTGCTTCTGCCTGTAATTTGCTAGGTCTGGAAGTTCAGGATCTGGATGAAACAAAGTCGCAGATTGCTCATGGCGAAACAGTGCGCGAGACAGCCAATATGATCAGTTTTTTAACCGATGTGATTGGAATCCGCGATGATATGTTTTTGGGTGAAGGACATACTTATATGAAAGAAGTGGGCGCTGCGCTCGACGATGGGTTTGAGCATGGCGTATTGCCTCAGCGTCCTGGCATTGTTAACCTGCAGTGTGATATTGATCATCCTACTCAGTCAATGGCTGATTTGTTGCACCTGGCAAATTATTTTGGTGGCATTGAAAATCTGAAAGGAAAGAAAATTGCGATGACATGGGCTTATTCTCCCAGTTATGGAAAGCCACTTTCTGTTCCTCAGGGAATTATAGGTTTGATGTCCCGTTTTGGAATGGAAGTCGATTTGGCTTACCCCGAAGGCTACAGCCTGATTCCTGAAGTTGTAGATTTGGCCGGAAAAAATGCGACTGCTTCCGGAGGAAAATTCAGAGTAGTGAATAGTATGGATGAGGCTTTTAAAAATGCTGATATCGTTTATCCTAAAAGCTGGGCTCCTTTTGCTGTTATGCAGCGTCGTACTGCTTTGCTTAAAAATAGTGACAAAGATGGTTTGAAACTGCTCGAGCAGGAATGCCTGGCCAACAACGCCCGTTTTAAAGATTGGGAATGCACTGAAGAGAAAATGAAACTTACCAAGGGCGGTAAAGCGCTTTATATGCATTGCCTGCCGGCTGATATTTCAGGCATTTCCTGCAGGGAAGGCGAAGTACAGGCTTCTGTTTTTGAACGTTATCGCATCGAAACATACAAGGAGGCCGGTTACAAGCCTTATATCATTGCCGCTATGATATTGAATAATAAGTTTGAAAATGCTGCTGAAGTGCTTCAAAGGCTTTATACGGAGAATCGTAAGAGAATAAGTTAA
- the xdhB gene encoding xanthine dehydrogenase molybdopterin binding subunit yields the protein MKNQNLKHDSAIKHVTGQSVYVNDMDVSPLQLTGRVVCSPLSHARIRSVNFSEAMNLQGVYAVLTYKDIPGANQMGPVVHDEPCLAQDEVTFTGQAIVLIAAENEEVALEAEKLIRIDYEELDSVTDLHEAIKKDLLIAPPRRIVRGNADEAFNNCPYTLAGTLETGAQEHWYLETQSALAVPGEGNEMLIYASSQNPSETQAIVAEVLGISKNEVDVEVKRMGGAFGGKETQGNHVAAWAALLACKTKRPVKIHLFRDDDQKMTGKRHRFISDYRVGFDASGKILAYKVVLNSDAGSSTDLSMAILERALFHAENAYFIPHISIVGKAYKTNLPSNTAFRGFGGPQGMAVIENAIDRIARMLKKDAVEIRKRNFYGIASENITPYGKIVENNRLFAIFDQLMVSSDYQNRREEINQFNRQNRFVKRGMALTPVKFGISFTTSFLNQAGALVNIYKDGTVQVNHGGTEMGQGLYAKMLGIASLELGISPSLIKISATNTSKVPNASATAASSGSDLNGMAVKNAIDILKLRLAEVAVAELLKKGLPDINPASIIFSENEVYAFDFPETKINFQRLIQLAYLGQVSLSATGFYKTPGIHFNRETGSGNPFYYYAYGMAVSEVQVDVLTGEYQVLRSDILHDVGDSLNEDIDIGQVEGGFIQGVGWCTTEEIKWNAKGQLLTHSPDTYKIPTVNDIPRVFNVKLLHDFPNEGTIRKSKAVGEPPFMLAFSVWLAIKDAISAVGNHEYEPDFSLPATAEKVLLSIENMNKKMHP from the coding sequence ATGAAAAACCAAAACCTGAAGCACGACAGTGCCATCAAACATGTAACCGGGCAGTCAGTGTATGTAAATGATATGGATGTGAGCCCTTTGCAGCTTACCGGCCGTGTGGTCTGCAGCCCGTTGTCGCATGCCCGGATTCGATCAGTAAATTTTTCTGAGGCCATGAACCTGCAGGGGGTTTATGCTGTACTTACTTATAAAGATATTCCGGGTGCCAACCAAATGGGGCCGGTAGTGCATGATGAACCCTGCCTGGCTCAGGATGAAGTTACCTTTACAGGACAGGCAATAGTTTTGATTGCTGCCGAAAATGAAGAGGTTGCTTTGGAGGCCGAAAAACTTATTCGTATTGATTATGAAGAACTTGATTCAGTAACTGACCTTCATGAAGCTATTAAAAAGGATTTGTTGATTGCGCCGCCCCGCCGCATAGTAAGAGGCAATGCTGACGAGGCTTTCAACAATTGCCCTTACACACTTGCCGGAACTCTTGAAACTGGTGCACAGGAGCATTGGTATCTTGAAACGCAGTCAGCGTTGGCCGTGCCCGGCGAGGGCAATGAAATGTTGATCTATGCATCAAGCCAGAATCCATCCGAAACCCAGGCTATTGTGGCAGAGGTGCTCGGCATTTCTAAAAATGAGGTTGATGTGGAAGTCAAGCGCATGGGTGGCGCTTTCGGAGGAAAAGAAACGCAAGGGAATCATGTTGCAGCCTGGGCTGCACTTTTAGCCTGTAAAACAAAGCGACCGGTTAAGATTCACCTTTTTCGTGATGATGATCAGAAAATGACAGGGAAACGCCATCGTTTTATTTCCGATTATCGTGTTGGGTTTGATGCTTCCGGTAAAATTCTGGCATATAAAGTTGTGTTAAACAGCGATGCCGGTTCTTCAACCGACCTGAGTATGGCCATCCTCGAAAGAGCATTGTTTCATGCTGAAAATGCTTATTTCATTCCCCATATCAGCATTGTAGGAAAGGCATATAAAACGAATCTTCCGTCAAACACTGCGTTCAGAGGATTTGGCGGTCCACAGGGCATGGCTGTCATTGAAAATGCCATCGACCGTATCGCCAGAATGCTAAAAAAGGATGCTGTTGAAATTCGAAAAAGAAACTTCTATGGAATTGCATCTGAAAATATTACGCCTTATGGTAAAATAGTTGAAAATAACCGGCTGTTTGCTATTTTCGATCAATTGATGGTTTCATCAGACTATCAGAACCGGAGAGAAGAAATTAACCAGTTTAACCGGCAAAACAGGTTTGTAAAACGGGGAATGGCGCTAACACCTGTAAAATTTGGCATTTCCTTTACTACCTCATTTTTAAACCAGGCAGGGGCGTTGGTAAATATTTACAAAGATGGAACAGTGCAGGTGAATCATGGCGGTACAGAAATGGGACAAGGTTTGTATGCCAAAATGTTAGGCATTGCTTCTCTGGAACTGGGCATCTCTCCGTCATTAATTAAAATAAGTGCTACAAACACCTCTAAAGTGCCCAATGCATCTGCAACAGCGGCTTCTTCAGGCAGCGACCTGAACGGAATGGCTGTTAAAAATGCGATAGATATTCTTAAACTCCGACTTGCTGAGGTAGCCGTTGCTGAATTGCTGAAAAAAGGATTGCCTGATATAAATCCTGCATCCATTATTTTTTCTGAAAATGAAGTTTATGCATTTGACTTTCCTGAAACCAAAATTAATTTCCAAAGGCTGATTCAGTTAGCTTACCTGGGTCAGGTTAGTTTGAGTGCAACAGGGTTTTATAAAACACCGGGCATCCACTTTAATCGCGAAACAGGCTCAGGTAATCCGTTCTACTACTATGCCTATGGTATGGCCGTTTCAGAAGTTCAGGTAGATGTTTTAACCGGTGAGTATCAGGTGTTAAGGTCTGATATTCTGCACGATGTAGGTGATTCGTTAAACGAAGATATTGATATAGGACAGGTGGAAGGCGGTTTTATTCAAGGTGTGGGATGGTGTACTACCGAGGAAATTAAATGGAATGCAAAAGGACAACTGCTGACCCATTCACCTGATACTTATAAGATTCCGACAGTCAATGATATTCCCCGCGTTTTTAATGTAAAATTACTGCACGATTTTCCCAACGAAGGTACTATTCGCAAAAGCAAAGCCGTCGGAGAACCTCCTTTTATGCTGGCGTTTTCGGTTTGGCTGGCCATAAAAGATGCTATATCTGCCGTCGGAAATCATGAATATGAACCTGATTTTTCATTGCCGGCAACGGCTGAAAAGGTTTTGCTGAGTATTGAGAATATGAATAAAAAAATGCATCCATAA
- a CDS encoding DUF4402 domain-containing protein, protein MKKVTIILTGVILMSIASLSVKAQNTASVPEAQASATVIKPINIENPVILNFGNLISSSTAGTIVLDVNGQRNASAGVTLPTAIPGNVSAAQFNVSGENNAHYALSISESVNLENSSSNIMVLNNFQHNATRILSGTGVETFNVGGTLNVLAGQASGLYEGTYTVTVTYE, encoded by the coding sequence ATGAAAAAGGTAACTATCATTCTTACGGGGGTAATTCTGATGAGCATCGCAAGTTTAAGCGTGAAAGCACAAAATACTGCATCAGTTCCTGAAGCTCAAGCTTCAGCTACTGTTATTAAACCTATCAATATTGAAAATCCAGTAATTTTAAATTTTGGTAACCTAATCAGTTCTTCAACAGCTGGAACTATTGTTTTAGATGTAAATGGCCAACGAAACGCTTCAGCTGGTGTTACATTACCAACTGCCATTCCTGGCAACGTGAGTGCAGCTCAATTTAATGTTTCTGGTGAAAACAACGCTCATTATGCTCTCTCAATCTCCGAGAGTGTTAATCTTGAAAATTCCTCAAGTAATATAATGGTGTTAAACAACTTTCAACACAATGCAACAAGAATTCTTTCAGGAACAGGAGTTGAAACTTTCAACGTAGGTGGCACACTAAATGTTTTAGCTGGTCAAGCTTCAGGTCTATATGAAGGTACTTATACTGTAACTGTTACCTACGAATAA
- a CDS encoding DNA adenine methylase, which produces MKLTSDKVAAKPFLKWAGGKSQLIPEIGKIVPIEFLSRPNVTYVEPFIGSGAVLFWILSKFPDLKKAVINDINPDLSGVYSVIRDNPESLINELNLLQATYKKIATESEKKEFYLSIRRLYNARRYNALTGASYLIFLNRTCFNGLYRVNSKNEFNVPFGRYVNPKISDPENILLVSKALQKVTILNGDFVETANYIEGQAFYYFDPPYRPLNKTAAFNSYSAEIFNDREQERLYRFCDLLHSENHLWLLSNSDPKNIDQTDTFFDDLYAAFSIKRVNASRRINSNPSKRGEIKELLISNYG; this is translated from the coding sequence ATGAAATTAACTTCCGATAAAGTTGCTGCTAAACCTTTTCTGAAATGGGCCGGAGGGAAATCTCAGTTGATTCCTGAAATTGGGAAGATTGTGCCAATTGAATTTTTAAGTAGACCAAACGTAACTTATGTTGAGCCTTTTATAGGCAGTGGTGCTGTTTTGTTCTGGATATTGAGTAAGTTTCCAGATTTGAAAAAGGCGGTTATCAATGATATTAACCCAGACCTCTCCGGGGTTTATTCTGTCATCAGAGATAACCCCGAAAGTTTGATAAATGAATTGAACTTGCTGCAGGCTACGTATAAAAAAATTGCAACAGAAAGTGAAAAAAAAGAATTTTATCTGAGTATCAGGCGTTTATATAATGCAAGACGTTATAATGCTCTTACAGGCGCTTCATACCTGATATTTTTAAACCGTACTTGTTTTAACGGGCTTTACAGGGTTAATAGTAAAAATGAGTTCAATGTCCCTTTTGGCAGATATGTGAATCCTAAAATAAGTGATCCTGAAAATATTTTACTGGTGAGCAAAGCCCTGCAAAAAGTAACGATATTGAATGGCGATTTTGTTGAAACAGCCAATTATATCGAAGGTCAGGCATTTTATTATTTTGACCCACCTTACCGGCCTTTGAATAAAACAGCTGCGTTTAACTCTTATTCTGCTGAAATTTTTAATGACAGGGAGCAGGAGCGTCTTTATCGTTTTTGTGATCTTCTTCATTCCGAAAATCATTTATGGCTGCTAAGTAATTCTGATCCCAAAAATATTGACCAAACTGATACTTTCTTTGATGATTTGTATGCCGCTTTTTCAATCAAGCGTGTAAATGCAAGCCGAAGGATTAATTCAAACCCCTCAAAACGCGGTGAGATTAAGGAATTACTTATTTCAAATTACGGATGA